The window ACCTGCGGTGAGCCAGGCTACGGTTATTTGACGCTCCGCAAGAAAATCGCCTATTTCCATCGGGGACAGGTGGTCCGGTGGGCAGACTTCAAGGACCGAGCCCGTCAGCAGGCTGCCCCAGATTTCAAGCGTAGAGGCATCGAATGCGAGTGGCGACATCCGAAGGAAGCGTTCACCCGGGCCCAGCGTCAGGTATTTCCCACCGTGTACCAGTCGGATGATGCCGCGGTGCGGGATCGCCACGCCTTTGGGCTCACCTGTCGAGCCAGATGTGAAGGCAATATACGCCAGCCGGTTGGGGTCGGGACGGACGGGGGATACACTCTTGCCCTGGGCCACCCATCCTCGATGCCATGAACTGACCAAACGTACGTCGTGCGAGGCGATGCGGCTAGTCCCGTCGTCGGCGACGATCGCAGCAGCGGGAGAAGCCTTGGCAATTATCTTCGCAGTGTGGGAATCGGGTTGCGACAGGTCGATCCCAATATATATGGAGCCCGTCCAGAGCGTCCCCAGCACTGCGACTGTCTCCGCCACCGACCGTGGAACTCCGATCAGCACGGTATCGCCCTCTCGGACGCCGGCAGCGCGCAGTAGATGCGCCTGTTCAGTTGCGGCCACGGCCAATTCAGAGTAGGTCAGCACCGACTCTGCGTCCCGCACGGCAGGTGCAGCCGGCCATCGCTGGGCCGCGCGGCGAAAAAGCTCGTCCACGGATGAAGAAGGAAAGACGCGACTCGTTTGATTGATGGTTTGGAGAATCTTCCGCGCTTCGGCGGAGATACACCGTACATCCGCCAGCGTGATGTCGGATGGGTCTGCCGTCATCGAATCCAGAAGCTGGTCCACGGCGGCCAGGTAATCCGTGACGAACCTCTCCGCCTCGCCACCGTCCCACAAACCCGTTGCAAAGATTGCGTATCCTGAGAATGACTGAACTGAGTCATTCATTTCTATAGCGATATCGAACTCGGATCTGACGGCAACGACTTCCCCAGCTCGGGTCGTAGCAGGCTCAGCGTTAATCTCCTCCGGGCTTTCCCGGCCATGCACGGCAAAGAAGGTCTGGATGAGCGGATGACGTCGACCGTGCTGTTCCATGCCCAGCCGTGCTGCGACTGTACCGGATGGAACATTTCCCCTGTCCAGACTCCATGTCAGCGACTCGTGGACGGCATGGATGAACTCTTCCGGTCCGAAGTCATCGTTGACATCCAGACGGACCGGAACAGGCTTGCTGACACTGCCGACGCCGACAAGTAGAGTGCTTGCGCCGGTCAATCTGCTCAGCGTGAGGCCGAATGCAGCCAAGAGAATGGAGAGTGGAGGCACGCTCGATGTTTGCGATCGCCTACGCAGTAGCGTTGTGGTTTCCGCGGATATTTCGATGGGGAGTCGACTGCTGCGCGTGTCATGACGCGGATGGGGATTGTCTGATGGTATTTCCAGAACCGTCGGCACTCCCGCCAATCTCTCCAGCCACATTTCGATTGTTTGCTCTTCCTGGTTGTCAAGTGTTTCCATCAGTCACCTCTCCTGCCGGACGTCTTGCCCCCTCGCTGCTGCGAAAACAGCCGTACGGAACCCAGGCTGGAGGGAAGTACCACGATTTTCCACAAGCGGGCGGGAGCCCATTGCGGGTTAACCTGAGGTTTTCCCGAGATTCTCGCTCATCAGTTGACTGAGGACGGCGGCCTGGCCCTGGACGGTTGGGGATCGGAGGACGTGAGTGGCCTTGATTGCGAGTCCGGAGGATTTCGCGAGCTTCGCGACGAGAGAGATGAGCACGAACGAGTCGCCGCCCGCGTCAAAGAAACTGGTGTCGTCATTGAACGTGTCGTGACCAAGCGTATTTCGCCAGACGGAACGGACAAGATGGATGAGTTCGGATGGAACCGGGGCCTGTTCATCAGCATGCGGAGAATTCATTGAGGCTTCCATCGTCTATCCCTGTCCAGTTGATTGGTTTTGTAAGGAACGGCAGTCTGATGATGAGCGATGGACCTCCGTGTTCAGTTGCTGAGCTTGTTGCGGCGTATGTGTGTCTGATTCCGAGAATTCCGGAAGGAACAGCCCACGAAGTAGCACCTCATGCGGTCATCGTGCCGAGCTTGGCGAGGTTCAGTACGTCACACAAGTCCGCAAGCAGCATGGCTTCTTCATACTTCAGGTAGAAATGTCCACCAGGTAGCACCTGGAACTGAAAGGCGTCATGCGTCATGTCTGCCCAGCCGTGCATCTGCTCCGGGCTGAGTTCGGGATCATCGCTGCCGGCGTACCCGTATATCGGGCAGGAGAGCGGAGGGCGTTGGCCACCGGAATAGCCTGCCGTCAGGTGGTAGTCGGCGAGGACGGCAGGGAGCATTGCCTCCCGCAGGTCGGGATCGTCGAAGACCACAGCACTGTTTGCGTCCAGGCTCACGGCATGCGCGATGATGTCCTCGTCGGTGCCGTAGTCCGTACGGCGGCCGGCCAGCGCCTGGGGCGGTCGTCTCGCGGACACGCACAGGGCTGCCGGGGGGCAGTCTCGATCCTGGAGGCGTAGCGCCACTTCGTGTGCCACCGAAGCACCCATGCAGTGGCCGAAGAGTACCAATCTCGTCTGTGCGAGATCGCCGAGCGCGTCGGCGATCTCATCCGCGAGAGGCTCCAGCCCGGGTGAGTACGGATCGTCGAACCGATCGTCCCGGCCCGGGTATCTGACAGCCATGACGCCGACGTCCGATGGCAGTCCTGCTGGCCAGGTGCGGTAAGTGCTTGCCCCGGCACCGGCGTGAGGAAAACAGAGCAGCTTCGTTCTGCATTCGTCGCCATCACGGAAGCGGCGAATCCACCGATTTTCCACCGGATTCTTCATTGCACTAAGCTCTTCGAAGAAGTCGGTGGGGCTGCCTTCGGTGAGCGGAAAGCGTGATGGCGAATGATGGCGGCGCGAGGAAGTGAATTTTTTCCTAACAACACCATGAGAGTTCTCCAGAGTGCACGAGAAGGAGTTGCTTGAACTTTCTACCATGCCGTCTGTCACAGAGGAAGACCCGAGGTGGGTCACGTAGATGATCATCATTCATGATATGGCTGTGACCTGCTTCTATGCCCTGGACTGCACTGAAATTCGCG is drawn from Micromonospora sp. Llam0 and contains these coding sequences:
- a CDS encoding amino acid adenylation domain-containing protein, whose translation is METLDNQEEQTIEMWLERLAGVPTVLEIPSDNPHPRHDTRSSRLPIEISAETTTLLRRRSQTSSVPPLSILLAAFGLTLSRLTGASTLLVGVGSVSKPVPVRLDVNDDFGPEEFIHAVHESLTWSLDRGNVPSGTVAARLGMEQHGRRHPLIQTFFAVHGRESPEEINAEPATTRAGEVVAVRSEFDIAIEMNDSVQSFSGYAIFATGLWDGGEAERFVTDYLAAVDQLLDSMTADPSDITLADVRCISAEARKILQTINQTSRVFPSSSVDELFRRAAQRWPAAPAVRDAESVLTYSELAVAATEQAHLLRAAGVREGDTVLIGVPRSVAETVAVLGTLWTGSIYIGIDLSQPDSHTAKIIAKASPAAAIVADDGTSRIASHDVRLVSSWHRGWVAQGKSVSPVRPDPNRLAYIAFTSGSTGEPKGVAIPHRGIIRLVHGGKYLTLGPGERFLRMSPLAFDASTLEIWGSLLTGSVLEVCPPDHLSPMEIGDFLAERQITVAWLTAGLFRLVQEFATKPFGSLRHLLTGGDIVPHEQIKQALTENPGLVVTNGYGPTENTTFTTVHSVRDSTEIDGPIPIGIPVPGTRVYVLDKRARLLMPGAVGELYCAGEGLAAGYFEDEEGTGEAFGSFSPDVPERLYRTGDMVRIDAAGRLRFLGREDDQVKIRGFRIELPAISESLNAQEEVRNSVVTVTDGDSVDKKLIAAVELRPGKAITPAELSERLRDHLPSYMVPPLWAVVDQMPVTANGKIDRRRLSAIARPVSWFASSARIHQSEPSAK
- a CDS encoding phosphopantetheine-binding protein — translated: MEASMNSPHADEQAPVPSELIHLVRSVWRNTLGHDTFNDDTSFFDAGGDSFVLISLVAKLAKSSGLAIKATHVLRSPTVQGQAAVLSQLMSENLGKTSG
- a CDS encoding thioesterase II family protein encodes the protein MIIYVTHLGSSSVTDGMVESSSNSFSCTLENSHGVVRKKFTSSRRHHSPSRFPLTEGSPTDFFEELSAMKNPVENRWIRRFRDGDECRTKLLCFPHAGAGASTYRTWPAGLPSDVGVMAVRYPGRDDRFDDPYSPGLEPLADEIADALGDLAQTRLVLFGHCMGASVAHEVALRLQDRDCPPAALCVSARRPPQALAGRRTDYGTDEDIIAHAVSLDANSAVVFDDPDLREAMLPAVLADYHLTAGYSGGQRPPLSCPIYGYAGSDDPELSPEQMHGWADMTHDAFQFQVLPGGHFYLKYEEAMLLADLCDVLNLAKLGTMTA